A single region of the Enterococcus mundtii genome encodes:
- the cas2 gene encoding CRISPR-associated endonuclease Cas2, translated as MSYRYMRMILMFDMPTETVDDRKAYRRFRKFLISEGFIMHQFSVYSKLLLNNTANQVMIGRLKGNNPKKGLITILTVTEKQFGRMIYLTGEKDQSIGNLDDRVIFLGEEFNDES; from the coding sequence ATGAGTTATCGCTATATGAGAATGATATTAATGTTCGATATGCCAACTGAAACCGTCGATGACCGCAAAGCTTATCGTCGTTTTCGAAAATTTTTGATCAGTGAAGGCTTCATCATGCATCAGTTTTCCGTCTATAGTAAACTCCTGCTTAACAATACCGCCAATCAGGTAATGATCGGTCGTTTAAAAGGGAATAATCCTAAGAAAGGGTTGATCACGATCCTTACAGTAACAGAAAAGCAATTTGGTCGAATGATTTATTTGACTGGTGAAAAAGATCAAAGTATCGGGAATCTAGATGACCGAGTGATCTTTTTAGGAGAGGAGTTCAATGATGAATCTTAA